The proteins below come from a single Papaver somniferum cultivar HN1 chromosome 11, ASM357369v1, whole genome shotgun sequence genomic window:
- the LOC113320562 gene encoding histone H2A.1-like, with amino-acid sequence MEGTATANVVAKGGRKGGDRKKSVTKSAKAGLQFPVGRITRFLKKGRYAQRLGSGAPVYMAAVLEYLAAEVSELAGNAARDNKKSRIIPRHLCLAIRNDEELGKLLAGVTIASGGVLPNINPILLPKKSGKAEAEKPTTQKFPGKSVASKSPKK; translated from the exons ATGGAAGGAACTGCAACTGCAAATGTTGTTGCtaagggaggaagaaaaggtgGTGATAGAAAGAAATCAGTAACAAAATCTGCTAAAGCTGGATTACAATTCCCAGTTGGAAGAATCACTCGTTTCTTGAAGAAAGGTCGTTATGCTCAGCGTCTTGGTTCCGGTGCTCCCGTTTACATGGCTGCTGTTCTTGAATATCTCGCTGCTGAG GTATCAGAATTGGCTGGAAATGCTGCAAGAGACAACAAGAAATCACGAATCATACCAAGACATTTATGTTTAGCAATTAGGAATGATGAAGAGTTGGGGAAATTACTTGCTGGTGTTACTATTGCTAGTGGTGGTGTTCTTCCTAACATTAACCCTATTTTGTTACCAAAGAAGAGCGGAAAAGCCGAGGCAGAGAAACCCACTACTCAAAAATTTCCAGGAAAATCTGTTGCTTCTAAATCTCCTAAGAAGTAA